The window tatattttttttattgggtGACAGCTGAAGATGCATATAGGTTTCTAGTGAATTGGTTCAAGAGGTTTCCACATTACAGAGACAGGGATTTCTACATCATGGGAGAAAGCTATGCAGGTATCTAGTACAGTATCAGTGATTAACAAacgaaaaaatacaaaacaaaaacttttgATATTCTTGAATTATCCTTCTAGTAGTGAGAGCCCTCATTATTGGGTTCTGTCCAATAGAATTTGTAAGAATTAAGGACCACTGTATCAGAGACAGCTTGTGCATATTTTGACCATTCACAGAAATTCCGAAATGAGCTTTAATTTCTGATTAAAAATTTTGGCTATATTTGTAATACAATCTTATATAAGTAGTATATATCTAAGTCATGGTCAACATGACAGCTAATATTGCTGTGACTGCTCATCACAGGATTCTACGTACCAGAGTTAGCAGACATCATTGTCAAGAGGAACATGTTGCCCACCGCAAACTTCAACATCCAATTTAAAGGAATCATGGTAATATGCTCCTATCATTTAATTTGTTGACCTTTTGTTGTTATTAAATCTTACTTGTATACCTAGTAAGACTCGATTGGTTCACAAGATTCTATAGAGATGATGAATAATGAAACACCATCTCGAACTACTATGCCACCGAGAATGAATGTCCAATCTTATAATCAGATGTGCATCTAGGATTTAATCTGAGTTCATCCCCTAAAAATTTTAGCATTGAACTTGTTATATtttcaaagttatgagttcaaataTACTATTTGTTGCAATTTCAGTAGATTTTGCACATAAATTTATAATCCGCATCAAAAATTCAGTTGAACCTGTCACGCGTATACTACATACGCTCATGCTTATAACACATGGTCTATTATTTGTTCATGTAAAAATAAGGAGAAGACAAGTAAAGCAAAATCTTATAAAGGGCTAGCTAGCTTTTGTTGTGTTGTGTAACATCATCGTCAAAAATTGCAAGTACATTCTTAACATATTATTTCGTGTGCGGACCTAATTCTTTTATCTTTCTATTTATCGAACAAGCATGTggaactttttattttattttattttatgaagcGAGATTAATAGAGCACAAGATATGCTATAATACCATGCAtattgaaataacacatttttaATTACTTAGTTATATCTAACGTTCCTTACGAGGTATAACAAGTAAAACTACTGTATAGCATATACTCAGTATTATTTTCTTTGAGATGTCATGACAtaaattatttctttatattGCAGATAGGGAATGGTATAATGAATGATGAAACAGACGAGAAAGGGACATTGGATTATTTATGGAGCCATGCACTGATCTCAGACGAGACTCATCGAGGTCTTGTACAACACTGCAAAACGGAGACCGAAACATGCCAACATTTTCAGAACATAGCAGAGGCTGAGTTCGGAAACGTCGACCCTTACAACATCTATGGTCCCCAGTGTTCCATTAATTCAAAGAGCAGATCTTCTTCACCGAGACTGAAGAATGGATATGATCCTTGCGAACAACAATACGTTCAGAATTATCTCAATCTTCCTCATGTGCAGAAGGCCTTGCATGCTAACCTAACCAACCTTCCTTACCTTTGGAACCCTTGCAGGTAATCCAACTAAGTAAATATTATGTATAGCATATCGATTTCCTTTTcatagtttgactcggcacagaGTTTAGAAAAAAAGGAAGATTTTTTAAACTTGTGCTTttaaaagctttgtggggtcatgacatttgtgtcgttataaaaatttctcattaagggtaaaataaagagtttaaagttcaattatttccaaatttaaaaatgtgtcacttattttggaacaaactaaaaaagaagtacatcatctaatttgaaacggatgGATATATAtcgataatataaaaaaaaaattacactatcATTGTATCTGTATTGATTTATATATACACTATTGTGTAAAACGTGTTGTAACTAATAATCTACCttatttttgtaattataaatTAAATTCTACTTTTTATGGATAATAACTTGTACTTATCTTTTACGAAAACTCTTTTACATcatcaagtgtgtattctaaccTGTTGGCACAGTGACATGTCTTGTTTTTAAGATTACAAATCTCACTCTTCGTGATAGTTACTTGTAGTCATCTTTTATATTAGTTGATAGTATAAGGGTCACTTTTAATTTGTAGAAGGTAACTGAACTCATAAAAAATAGTgtatatgatatgatatgatatgatgatttttttttagcaATCTGGATTGGAAGGATACTCCATCAACTATGTTTCCGATATACAGGAGACTTATTGCATCTGGTCTACGTATACTTCTTTACAGGTAAATTTATTAAGGGCTTATCTTAGACTTTGGTTTATGCTCATGATATTATTTGTTCGAATAAAGAACAAGTTGATTTGTATTGTTTGGAAACAGTGGAGATGTTGATGCAGTAGTTTCAGTTACTTCAACTCGCTATAGCCTTAGTGCTATGAATCTTAAGGTGATGAAACCTTGGCGTCCTTGGCTTGATGACACACAAGAAGTATGTTCTTCGAAGATTTTTTTAATgataattttatatatttgtgGTGAGAAATAAATCTTATTTTTtcgttctttgtttcttttaatttaaaGGTGGTTGTATAATTTCTCCAGGTAGCTGGATATATGGTGGTTTTTGATGGATTAGCTTTTGCAACAGTTAGGGGAGCAGGGCACCAAGTTCCACAATTTCAACCACGTCGAGCTTTTGCTTTGTTGAATATGTTTTTTGCCaatcatttttaagatttttagcatTTGGGATTGGTCCCGTTGGAAGTTCATTTCCCACTCATCCGAATAATTGGACATATTTTATTAATCAAATTCTTATTCTCATTAAGAAATATGTCTCTCTTCTCCATGACTCTGAGAGGAAATAAAACACAAATTCTAGCAATCTATAACCTCTCTTGATTATACTTGAAAAGCCTTAACAACAATAAATTTTCTTCTTAATTAAGTACTATTAAATATATTTCTCTATCTTCTTTTACCGAACAATGGAAGAGGCAATTCTAGCCTTACTTCTTAGGTGCAATAGCCTGCCGATATTATTGCTTTTGTTGTTCAACTCTTTGACTTACGAACATGAATTCCAATTGTACGTGGAGACGAATGTTGTCCCGCATTAATGTTGTATAATAATAAGTTTTTAGTTTCTCTTATAGTTCATTGAGTGTATAAGACACAGGGAAGTCTTACGTTTGAACGTCATAACCTTTTAAAAGACACATGCATAAAGTCAATCAGACTAAAACAGATGAAGTAATACTGTTTCTCACAAAGGTTAAATGGTGTGTTGTTAAGTGTGTAAACTAGTATAAATGAAACCAAACAAAGTAGTACTCTTTgataaattttcattttattttatacaaCCACCACTAATAACCAGTGACGGACCCAGGATTTTGTGCAAGCAGGTTCAACTTAGAAGTAtataactttagtcgtaaaatagtagttgtcaagtgggttcaaataaatatttatacaaaatttacacaactttaatcctaatttatacatatacacagtattatttttttgtgaagcgggttcagttgaacccgctagCCACCACTTGGGTCTGCCACCGCTAATAACTGATTTTattaaagagaaaagtaaaatacgAAGAGCATAGGACTAGATCAACCCCCCATGGATCAAGCTTGAGAGAAAAGAGTAAACATAAATTCCCTATTATTTTGAAATACTAGATCCGAGCTacttaaatacataaaagaaTATCTAAGGATCTAATACAAATACTATATATTGCATTTTTTGAATCGTTTTTTCTTCTGGGACCAATTTGATATTTCTTTTTATTCAAGGAGGAACCATTTAAATCTTTGGacaccttttttcttttcctaatttCTCTGTCCTCAGAATCTTCTCGCCAAATAACCTAATTCATCATCACTGAATCATCTTCTTCTGAGAAAGACTCAAAAATCTATTTTATCAAATAAATATTAACTTTATCTCATTTCTCTATCAGCCGTCCTGTCTGATCGAACAACGACGTAAAAATATGGAAGCCGACAAACTCCTTAATATATATCCTTCGTTTTATCCCCTTTGAAACAACCTAAGAAATAATTCAGAGCTGTTAAGTGTCGTACGACGTTTTAACCAATGAGCACAAAGTACAAACATGTCACTACAACAGCGTCAATCTCATACCAAGtaccaaaaaaataaagataTGACGACATTCTCAACGTTTTACACACTCTTTATACATAATGACGAACATTTACCGTTGAGTTATCAGTCACCATTTCTTGTTTCTTGCACGGGAAGGAAGAAAATTAAAAGTTCATTCTGTTTTAAGTCTCTCTCTAATTATTTTGTGCTACTTAAGTGCCCAACAATGTAATGCAGGAGAAGCTgatgttctaagcaaatttctTAAGGCTCGACGAGCAAATCACTTGCACACAACAAGAATTACCAATAGCCTAGCGGCTGATGAGAAACAGAGATCAGTGTCAGGATTCTTAGTGCCGCGGGTAGGATCAAAGGAAGAGGACAAGATCTCAGCATTGCCAGGGCAACCAAGTGGGGTTAATTTCGATCAGTATTCAGGATATGTGACTGTTGATGCTGATGCTGGTAGAGCCTTGTTCTATTACTTCACCGAATCAACTCAAGATCCTTCTACGAAGCCCCTTGTTTTATGGCTAAATGGAGGTAAGTACACACTCACAACATTCCCCCGTTACCCCAATTGCTAAGAGGAAGACTGTTTTTCTAACATTAATTTCATGCAAAACTATGAAGATTTTAATATTCCTTTATTGTGTCATTCATTCTGGTGTTGCTTTAAGAAATATATTAATGCACTTACCATGTTTCCTTTGTTGTTTTGTATGTACTTGATGATTAGGACCTGGTTGTTCGTCGCTTGGGGCTGGAGCAATGATGGAACTCGGACCATTCCGTGTCAATAAAGATGGAAAAACCTTGTGGCTCAACCCATTTGCTTGGAATAACGGTAATACTTAATCACCTCTCTTCTGCAAAATCTGTCATCACAATTGATAGTAATTAATAAGAAACACGTAAATAACAATGACAATAATTTTGTGACTTTAAAGCAGTGGCAAACATCCTCTTTTTAGAATCTCCTGCCGGTGTTGGTTTCTCTTACTCTAACACATCATCGGATTATATAACTGGAGATGAAAAGACTAGACAAGACAGTTTCACCTTTCTCGTCAATTGGATGGAAAGATTCCCAGAATATAAACACCGAGATTTCTACATTACTGGAGAGAGTTATGCTGGGCACTATGTGCCTCAACTTGCGCAGCTGGTCTTATCCCACATGAAAACAGAACCCAACCTTGTCATTAACTTGCAAGGAGTAGCTGTAAGTTAAGCTTCAAATGATCACCAAATTCTCTTTCTCCTGATTAAGTCACTAAATTATATCGTCTACATATTAATTACATGCACATGACATTGTTTCAGACTGGAAATGGTGTCATTGATGATGAAACAGCGACCAGTGGTTCCTATGACTTCTATTGGACACATGCACTAATATCAGATGAAATCCATGAAGGAATTGTCTCGAATTGCAACTTCTCCGCAGAAACCTCTACCACAGAAGCTTGTAACAAGTACACAGGCCAAGCAGATTCATCTCAAGGCAATATATACACCTATAACATATATTCTCAATTGTGCAACTCCTCTGCCTATTTTTCCCTTCCTGTAAGTTCCCTGGCTAAACTGCTCATTCATTCTTgacaaaaagaaaatatttgcacCGAGTACTTATACCAATTTTAATAAGTAGTAATATAAATTCAAGTGTCCCAAATTAAGCTGAGAATCATggtgagaaagaaaagaaagaagaagaaaaagaccaTGCAAAACAGCAGATTCTGCACCCCAATGACAAGCAGTACTCTTCCCAGTAGATTTTACATACCTTTATTAAATTTATACCATAACTATTTCTTTTTGCTTATAACAGATAGATGGATTTGATCCATGCTCGGCTGATTACGTAGACAATTACCTAAACACTGTTGGAGTACAAAAGGCACTTAATGTCAAAGATATACCCCATTCCTGGGATTCTTGCAAGTAAGTACACATACTGTGATATTTTAgaacattttccttcttcaaatcAAGAAGGCTGATTTTCTTCCTTTAGGTTTAAATTCACTTGCTTCAATTCTCCCTTGTGCAGTGGTTACATACAAGGCTCTTGGCAGGACTCCCCGCATACTATGCTACCAATCTGTCAAGAACTCATGCAAAATGGCATTAGGGTTTTGATTTATAGGTAAGTAAATCAAGCAATGAAGCAGTCACCACAAAAGCAATTCTGAAATTTTAGCTATTTCGAAACAATAACATTTTACTCGAGCCTTTTTTTTGTTACAATTTCAGTGGAGATGTAGACCATATTTTGCCTGTGACGACAAGTAGATATGCTATAGACAAAATCAAAACACCAGTCAAAACACCATGGTATCCTTGGTTCTTCCAGGGCGAGGTAACGAAGTAGTCATTATTCTTTCCCTCTACAATCTCTTTCAAAAATCTCATGTATGcatatgaattaattatttcatataatactttttCTTTTAAGGTTGGTGGTTATGCAGTAGAATACCAGAACTTGACATTCGTGACCGTAAGAGGAGCAGGACATTTTGTTCCAAGCTATCAACCTGGCCGTGCATTGACCATGTTCTCATCCTTCATCAATGGCACACTCCCTCCTCATCTCCACTAAACAGAAAACAAACGAATATTGTTATATTCCCTTAACAAAGAGACGTATAAATTATGGCCTCTCTGACTATATGTGTTTCTGACACCAGATGCATTCCCAATGTCTAGTTGCATAAGAGCTTTATAGGAAAAGGTTAAATTTCCAGCCGGAGCTCCCCTTTCCTTTCCGAGTTTCTTCCTATTCTGCTCTGTACCCGTCGTCACTTGTACTCTGGGAAAAAAAGAGAACACAATGAATGCATGAGTTTCTCAATTTTCCTCGTCGATTGGATTCAAGATTTGCAGCATAAGAATAACTAATATGGAGagataaagaaattgaatatgaaaaaaggaaaagaaaatcttCTATATGAATTCACAGTAGCAATAGAAAAAAGCAAAAACAGACAACAGGAAAAGATGCAAACAATGTCATACTCAATATAGACTCTATGATTAAGTTGAAAGGCCGTCTCGGCAAAATAAAAAGTCTATAAGTTGCAAAAACATCATAAGTACCTTTTGTTTTGGTGGTACTTAACTAGTTATATCAATTTTATGCATGTTAGTTTTGGATcaaattttgtgaatttgacatgaatgaaaatattatAAATGATTCAACGACTTGAGGTCGGATTTATTTTTCGACAAGAATAATAAAATGGGTGTAGATTGCAAAAAGGGGTTGGCACCTTGAAATCAGAGTGCAGGGTCAATTTGTACTCCTGGACTCAAATGCTGACGTTGTCAACTCACTATCTCTTGTCGCATAGTTGCTTTTTCTTCCTCTAGCTTTTGATGCATCCGCTCTTCTAGTTTTTGCATGAGATCATTAGAACACTAAAAGAGGGTTCAAATTGTATTCCGCTCAAAACAGTTTTTTCATAACCCCCATCCAACAATCTCAGGCATCCTGGATGTTCAGGTCCCATGACAGATGCAAATGCATCTACAGATTCAATGTCATCTCCACTTTGTTGTGATTCAATTTTTCTCCATTTCATTGTGGAAAGAAACTTAAAAATAGAATACAAATAAAAACAGAACGACACCCTAGAATCAAAAGAAAGCTTCCAAGTGGGCATTGCAAAAAAAGGATTAGAGTCATAACCAGGCTTGTATTCGCTCTACATAAACTACACAAAATAGTCTTAGCAACATCAACAAAGTGTCAATGATTAGAGTCATAACCAGCCTTATATGGAGAAAAACCATATTATCATATATGCTGTCAGAAAATAGTACTATTCCATTTCCTTAGAAGAGAAACTTCTTCTCTTCATAAGCTGAACTTTCGGGAATAGGAAAATGCGAGAAATTTATATCCCAGACAAAAGGACAACATAAATTGGTTAGATAAAGGAGAGGGGAACACCAAGTTGTTTCACAGATTTATAAAGGTAAAGAGGAATAATTAGGCATTTTAAAGATTCAGAGACCTGATAGAAGACAATCAGATTGCAACAGCAGCAGAACAAGTTTTTAGAGGATCTGTTCAATGGAGTATTAACTCAACTAACTCTGCCATCAGAATTTTCCAACTGAAGGTTTAAATGACTCACCAAATCATTACGGACTATAGCAAAACTTGTATTGTCTTCGATTCTCAGTATAAAAGttccccccaccccccaaaaaaaacCCATATCAGTAACcaaaaaaataagaagaggaagtAGAAACCCTGAATAGAGATCACATAGTAGAAGAAATACAACAGAATATGACCATCCACATCCGGAAAGCTGTTCCCTCTGCTTTTACCCCTTCGAATGAAATGATCTTCAGCTCAAGCAGTGATCCAGAAATTCGAAACCTGAAGGAGACTTAGAAAATCCTTGAGCTAGGTTGTAAAGAATTGAGAACTTGTGAATTTTTTTTGAGACCTCTGGAAGCCATATCCAAGGCAGGTAATTGAATGAATGCGGGAactgttgggatatatactattaaccatgggtTTGGTTTAGaaatagtatttattatgaaataattatttagtcagttttaataaagttttaaatagatcatatattagtttgtgtcctttgcttatatagctgatgatttagtgtatagagtttagcttatacacggaagattaaatcatcagttcttataagtataaagtttgagttcacaatctaatatGAAATTGGACAAACCATTAGGAATGATTgcagcacaagattaaatataatttatcttgattatgggaattttaattccaacttcttgtgctagtacattttgtatgtattgaacgaccaagtagagataagtattttatactgacttaataaaatctTGAtacaattattattagttgtgtatattattattgttttgacttattaaaAGACGAGATTTTTCGTGGGTCAATATACCTGGTAAATTGGAcaataataatgtacattggcgaagtaatagttagttgatagaatccatgtctcggtttagagattgatgatacacctttattaaagcttataagttttcatgtgtaaacccggacggtggattttgtatccgacacatgaaataagttaaccgaaagtctaaaggaaataatcaataaattaaatcgtcaggAATTTAATTtatgattagtatctgaatcttaatatggggagttaaataagatttaagggatgaatttcgaaattggataaggagtgcaattatgattttttagtggaataattcgtaattaattatggtggatattaatttcgaaaattataaattaattccataattggaagccttgttaattaaattttgttttaataagaAATAAAGGAATTCTTTTTTTTGGTGGAAAGGAAAACCTAACAAGTTTTGGAAAAGTgttttaacccttaaaacttgtgctataaatacataaggttttccatCTAGAGAAGGGAGAGAAGTGGACGAACTTTTCAGCCTTTTTCCTAGAAAATTTTGCCCACACGAAATTACTATTTTcggatattatttgggtaacacagtagaagaccgtggaacgttTGGAGATCGTGATCGTGCAGGTGGTGGAGATTTCATTGAGTTGCTGTGGAATTGGAGGCTCACGTGATAGAGGAACTTTGTTCACacttcaagaggtaacccgtgaaatcccgtttatgctagttgtctagattacatgtgattttgatactgggattgTTTCCGCTGCTTATTATAATCCATAAGGAACAGCTAGAGGAAATGCTCGAGGATCCAACTTTATTGCGCTATGAAAGCTATCTTATGTAAAAAAACAATATTGGTCTTTTCATTGGTATTGCTAATGGTAATGGTAAAGGTATCAACCAAAGATGGTGAAGATTTTGACAGTAAGAAAGAGAAACAAGCACAAATAGAGACAACCTAATTCCATATTTACTAGCATTGCAAGGACTAAGTTCTGAATCTTATAATGTAAACAAAGCAGCCACTACAAACATTAAGTAGTGAATTTGATGATGAGTTCATCCTGGTGATGTAGAAATTTGCATTAAAAATTATTGCATTAGCATACTGACCTCCCCACCTGAAGAAGCATAATTTCACAAATTTTATAAAACCATAACCTATAAAAACATTCGCAAACCCTAACCCTTGCCTCCACAGAAATGGATTCAAAATTAAACACAACTTTCTCaatcaaaacacacacacacacacacacaattttGTTATCATCCCGCACATGTTAAGAAATTGGAAAATAAAGCGGAAAAGGTACTATGGGTGAAAATGAGACCTTAAACCAGGTGATTAAAGAAGCTGAGGCTTGACCAGACTGAAACTCAGATACACAtcttgttgcggaagccaaatgtatagagtgtcggatgatgccatcattttcacataccttattgaaatgatcatttttgtattcacctccattgtctgtgcgaatacacttgatcctcctgcctgtctgattctccaccatcgt of the Nicotiana tabacum cultivar K326 chromosome 7, ASM71507v2, whole genome shotgun sequence genome contains:
- the LOC107804809 gene encoding serine carboxypeptidase-like 26 is translated as MEKEHKYYLFLSKLNLFFLVTLTFHGLSHGFQMDQARTLMSWRRSKMHARTTTTYGPHEDETLWAENLVFSDEKHVGNMEDDLIKDGLPGQPSNVMFKQYAGYVNVDEKNGRSLFYYFAESSSGNASSKPLVLWLNGGPGCSSLGFGAMLELGPFGVNPDGKTLYSRTFAWNKVANVMFLESPAGVGFSYSNTTSDYAKSGDKRTAEDAYRFLVNWFKRFPHYRDRDFYIMGESYAGFYVPELADIIVKRNMLPTANFNIQFKGIMIGNGIMNDETDEKGTLDYLWSHALISDETHRGLVQHCKTETETCQHFQNIAEAEFGNVDPYNIYGPQCSINSKSRSSSPRLKNGYDPCEQQYVQNYLNLPHVQKALHANLTNLPYLWNPCSNLDWKDTPSTMFPIYRRLIASGLRILLYSGDVDAVVSVTSTRYSLSAMNLKVMKPWRPWLDDTQEVAGYMVVFDGLAFATVRGAGHQVPQFQPRRAFALLNMFFANHF
- the LOC142161932 gene encoding serine carboxypeptidase 1-like → VISHHFLFLAREGRKLKVHSVLSLSLIILCYLSAQQCNAGEADVLSKFLKARRANHLHTTRITNSLAADEKQRSVSGFLVPRVGSKEEDKISALPGQPSGVNFDQYSGYVTVDADAGRALFYYFTESTQDPSTKPLVLWLNGGPGCSSLGAGAMMELGPFRVNKDGKTLWLNPFAWNNVANILFLESPAGVGFSYSNTSSDYITGDEKTRQDSFTFLVNWMERFPEYKHRDFYITGESYAGHYVPQLAQLVLSHMKTEPNLVINLQGVATGNGVIDDETATSGSYDFYWTHALISDEIHEGIVSNCNFSAETSTTEACNKYTGQADSSQGNIYTYNIYSQLCNSSAYFSLPIDGFDPCSADYVDNYLNTVGVQKALNVKDIPHSWDSCNGYIQGSWQDSPHTMLPICQELMQNGIRVLIYSGDVDHILPVTTSRYAIDKIKTPVKTPWYPWFFQGEVGGYAVEYQNLTFVTVRGAGHFVPSYQPGRALTMFSSFINGTLPPHLH